Proteins from a single region of Labedella gwakjiensis:
- the purM gene encoding phosphoribosylformylglycinamidine cyclo-ligase, producing MSSADTYRDAGVDTAAGDRAVDLMKAAVSATHGPEVLGGVGGFAGLFDASALTRYRSPLLATSTDGVGTKIALAQAVDRHDTIGQDLVGMVVDDIVVVGAKPLFMTDYIACGRVVPERIASIVTGIARACEATGTALVGGETAEHPGLMQPDDYDVAGAATGVVEADAVLGAERVRDGDVVLALESSGLHSNGFSLVRHILASRGIGLTEHSDDLGGVVAEVLLEPTRLYTAPLLAVLGDERTSGAVHSLSHVTGGGIAANLARVLPRGSWVEVDRSTWSPALVFRALSGLAGTSLESSEGTWNLGIGFFAVVDAASAGAVADLLTAGGIPTWPVGTVSTTQRDLAGFEQGAKGVDGGAVRLVGAYAD from the coding sequence ATGAGCTCAGCAGACACCTACCGCGACGCCGGAGTCGACACCGCGGCGGGAGACCGCGCCGTCGACCTCATGAAGGCCGCCGTCTCCGCGACGCACGGCCCGGAGGTCCTCGGCGGTGTCGGCGGCTTCGCCGGGCTCTTCGATGCCTCGGCCCTGACTCGGTACCGATCGCCGCTCCTCGCGACGTCGACTGACGGTGTCGGCACGAAGATCGCCCTCGCGCAGGCCGTCGACCGGCACGACACGATCGGGCAGGACCTCGTCGGCATGGTGGTCGACGACATCGTCGTGGTCGGCGCCAAGCCGCTCTTCATGACGGACTACATCGCGTGCGGCCGCGTCGTGCCCGAGCGGATCGCGTCCATCGTCACCGGCATCGCTCGCGCGTGCGAGGCCACGGGCACGGCCCTCGTCGGCGGGGAGACAGCCGAGCACCCCGGCCTCATGCAGCCGGACGACTACGACGTGGCCGGTGCGGCGACGGGCGTGGTCGAGGCTGACGCCGTGCTCGGCGCCGAGCGGGTACGCGACGGCGACGTCGTGCTGGCGCTCGAATCGTCCGGTCTCCACTCGAACGGCTTCTCCCTCGTGCGGCACATCCTCGCCTCGCGCGGAATCGGGCTCACGGAGCACTCGGACGACCTCGGTGGGGTCGTCGCCGAGGTTCTCCTCGAACCCACCCGCCTCTACACGGCACCACTGCTCGCCGTCCTCGGGGACGAGCGCACCTCCGGTGCCGTGCACTCGCTCTCCCACGTCACGGGCGGCGGGATCGCCGCCAACCTCGCCCGCGTCCTGCCGCGCGGATCGTGGGTGGAGGTGGACCGCTCCACGTGGTCGCCCGCACTGGTGTTCCGTGCGCTCAGCGGCCTCGCCGGCACGAGCCTCGAGAGCTCCGAGGGCACGTGGAATCTCGGCATCGGATTCTTCGCCGTCGTGGACGCCGCCTCCGCCGGTGCCGTCGCGGATCTCCTCACCGCCGGTGGCATCCCCACGTGGCCGGTCGGCACCGTCTCGACGACGCAGCGCGACCTCGCCGGGTTCGAGCAGGGTGCGAAGGGCGTCGACGGCGGAGCGGTGCGACTCGTCGGAGCCTACGCGGACTGA
- a CDS encoding sterol carrier family protein yields the protein MARARIPDGEGRRAVADARGGDAAKPVVATAVRYTLQHLGEVAPGHTVEVRVPPYAAIQCIEGPRHTRGTPPNVVETDARTWLALASGELTWADALSSGTVHASGSRADLTEVLPLRFPGGPTR from the coding sequence ATGGCACGAGCACGGATTCCCGACGGTGAGGGTCGTCGCGCCGTCGCCGACGCTCGCGGAGGCGACGCCGCGAAACCCGTCGTCGCGACCGCGGTGCGGTACACGCTGCAGCACCTCGGCGAGGTCGCGCCCGGACACACGGTGGAGGTCCGCGTTCCCCCGTACGCCGCGATCCAGTGCATCGAGGGACCTCGCCACACCCGGGGGACGCCGCCGAACGTGGTCGAGACCGACGCGCGCACGTGGCTCGCCCTCGCGAGCGGGGAACTGACGTGGGCCGACGCTCTCTCCTCCGGCACGGTGCACGCCTCGGGCTCTCGGGCGGACCTCACCGAGGTCCTTCCCCTCCGGTTCCCCGGCGGTCCGACTCGCTGA
- a CDS encoding sugar-binding protein: protein MRRSALATVALASAAALVLAGCSSRTDDSAGGSSDAAGFAADSLVGVALPAKTSENWVLAGDLFTDGLAEAGFESDVQYAAASGTVADQQSQIQSMITKGAKVIIIGAADGSQLSTQVAAAHEAGAVVIAYDRLILNTPDLDYYVAYDNAEVGRLQGQALLDGMKAKGDGPYTIELFSGSPDDANSKVFFDGAMEVLQPAIDSGDVVVGSGQTDIQQTATQGWEAENAQSRMDSLLTSTYSGDKKLDGVLSPNDNLARAIITSIKADGRDIPIVTGQDSEVDSVKSIMAGEQYSTINKDTRALVAQAITMAEQLQKGEDVDVNDTESYDNGEKVVPSFLLPPVIVTKENAAEAYANDPTLGPLTEG, encoded by the coding sequence ATGCGCAGATCAGCACTCGCAACCGTGGCTCTCGCCTCGGCTGCTGCGCTCGTCCTGGCCGGCTGCTCCAGCCGTACGGACGACTCCGCCGGCGGCTCCAGCGATGCAGCTGGATTCGCGGCGGACTCCCTCGTCGGCGTCGCGCTCCCCGCGAAGACGTCGGAGAACTGGGTCCTCGCCGGTGACCTCTTCACCGACGGGCTCGCCGAGGCGGGCTTCGAGTCCGACGTGCAGTACGCGGCTGCGAGCGGCACGGTCGCCGACCAGCAGTCGCAGATCCAGTCGATGATCACGAAGGGCGCCAAGGTCATCATCATCGGTGCTGCCGACGGCTCGCAGTTGAGCACGCAGGTCGCCGCGGCGCACGAGGCCGGAGCCGTCGTCATCGCGTACGACCGCCTCATCCTCAACACGCCGGACCTCGACTACTACGTCGCGTACGACAACGCCGAGGTCGGCCGTCTCCAGGGACAGGCTCTCCTCGACGGCATGAAGGCGAAGGGCGACGGTCCGTACACGATCGAGCTCTTCTCCGGCTCGCCCGACGACGCCAACTCGAAGGTCTTCTTCGACGGCGCCATGGAGGTCCTCCAGCCGGCGATCGACAGCGGCGACGTCGTCGTCGGTTCCGGCCAGACGGACATCCAGCAGACCGCCACGCAGGGCTGGGAAGCCGAGAACGCCCAGAGCCGCATGGACTCGCTCCTCACGAGCACCTACTCGGGCGACAAGAAGCTCGACGGCGTCCTCTCCCCGAACGACAACCTCGCTCGCGCGATCATCACGTCGATCAAGGCCGACGGCCGCGACATCCCGATCGTGACCGGTCAGGACTCCGAGGTCGACTCGGTCAAGTCGATCATGGCGGGCGAGCAGTACTCCACCATCAACAAGGACACCCGTGCGCTCGTCGCCCAGGCGATCACGATGGCCGAGCAGCTCCAGAAGGGCGAGGACGTCGACGTCAACGACACCGAGTCCTACGACAACGGCGAGAAGGTCGTCCCCTCGTTCCTCCTGCCCCCCGTCATCGTGACGAAGGAGAACGCGGCCGAGGCCTACGCGAACGACCCGACCCTCGGGCCGCTCACCGAAGGCTGA
- a CDS encoding DUF1206 domain-containing protein, whose amino-acid sequence MTSDQPSPVDPQEPAPSRERVIVHRAPKIWGFLGLGAILGVVATLVLTLLFRPADGAATVTEDGTEFGLSQVFGFLLVCLIPLGAALGAVVAIVLDRVLSRRAVEVDVERIDVATPSDTSDPTEIPSSTEAPEPTAPPTTPNEDTARS is encoded by the coding sequence GTGACCTCCGACCAGCCCTCTCCCGTCGACCCGCAGGAACCGGCGCCCTCACGGGAGCGGGTCATCGTGCACCGCGCGCCGAAGATCTGGGGCTTCCTCGGGCTCGGCGCCATCCTCGGTGTGGTCGCGACCCTCGTGCTGACGCTGCTCTTCCGCCCCGCCGACGGTGCTGCCACGGTGACGGAGGACGGCACGGAGTTCGGCCTCTCGCAGGTCTTCGGTTTCCTGCTCGTCTGCCTCATCCCCCTCGGCGCGGCGCTCGGCGCCGTCGTCGCGATCGTTCTCGATCGGGTGCTGTCACGACGAGCCGTCGAGGTCGACGTCGAACGGATCGATGTCGCCACGCCGTCCGACACGTCGGACCCGACCGAGATTCCCTCCTCGACAGAAGCCCCCGAACCCACAGCTCCGCCCACGACACCGAACGAGGACACGGCCAGATCATGA
- a CDS encoding LacI family DNA-binding transcriptional regulator, with protein MPPEAGKGRAPNIRDVAALAGVSYQTVSRVLNDSEKIRPETKRRVLAAIEESGFRPNQAARALVTSKSGTIGVLSTHQYAHYGPQTMVHAMEVAADLAGYRLALVTTGSTPETIVEALDRLVRQAVEALIVVAPKVSVFEAIEDSSLDLPLVTLDSSIHNKRPGRAHSFAVDQYEGARMATRHLIELGHRSIIHLAGPQDWIEADERMQGFLFELSENDLPVRAPILGELSADFGYRAGLELVRRRDFSAVFAANDQMALGLLHAFRDEGLSVPHDVSVVGFDDIPDAAHYLPPLTTVRQDFAAVGRRAVELVIRELDSGGSGGVEFISPTLMVRESTSPPPAHWR; from the coding sequence ATGCCGCCGGAAGCTGGAAAGGGGCGCGCTCCCAACATCCGAGACGTCGCAGCGCTCGCGGGGGTGTCGTACCAGACCGTATCGCGCGTGCTCAACGACAGCGAGAAGATCCGGCCGGAGACGAAGCGGCGTGTTCTCGCGGCGATCGAGGAGAGCGGTTTCCGCCCCAACCAGGCGGCACGTGCCCTGGTCACGAGCAAGTCGGGCACGATCGGGGTGCTCTCGACCCATCAGTACGCGCACTACGGTCCGCAGACGATGGTCCACGCGATGGAGGTCGCCGCCGATCTCGCCGGCTATCGCCTGGCCCTCGTCACGACGGGGTCGACCCCGGAGACGATCGTCGAGGCGCTCGACCGCCTCGTGCGGCAGGCCGTCGAGGCTCTCATCGTGGTGGCCCCGAAGGTGAGCGTCTTCGAGGCCATCGAGGACAGCTCGCTCGATCTCCCGCTCGTCACACTCGACTCGTCGATCCACAACAAGAGGCCCGGTCGTGCGCACAGCTTCGCCGTCGACCAGTACGAGGGCGCGCGGATGGCGACGCGCCACCTCATCGAGCTGGGTCACCGATCGATCATCCACCTCGCGGGTCCGCAGGACTGGATCGAGGCGGACGAGCGCATGCAGGGCTTCCTCTTCGAGCTCAGCGAGAACGACCTGCCGGTGCGCGCCCCCATCCTCGGGGAGCTGTCGGCGGACTTCGGCTATCGCGCCGGACTCGAGCTCGTGCGGCGGAGGGACTTCTCGGCGGTCTTCGCAGCGAACGATCAGATGGCGCTCGGACTGCTCCACGCGTTCCGCGACGAGGGTCTGTCGGTGCCCCACGACGTGAGCGTCGTGGGGTTCGACGACATCCCCGACGCCGCGCACTACCTGCCCCCTCTCACGACGGTGCGCCAGGACTTCGCCGCCGTCGGCCGCCGGGCGGTCGAGCTCGTGATCCGCGAACTCGATTCCGGAGGCTCCGGCGGCGTCGAGTTCATCAGCCCGACTCTCATGGTGCGCGAGTCGACCTCCCCGCCACCCGCGCACTGGCGTTGA
- a CDS encoding TIGR02611 family protein — MDDPRASDGRLPADVAQDIEGGEDPRHPLRRLLARLRRRIDRYPRLRTVYRVVVGIIGGSVAVLGLALVPLPGPGWLVVFLGLAVLGTEFAWARRSAARLKRLLARFWAWWRARRDRTRTSPADGAG; from the coding sequence ATGGACGATCCACGAGCGTCCGACGGTCGGCTCCCCGCCGACGTCGCTCAGGACATCGAGGGGGGCGAGGATCCGCGTCATCCGCTCCGACGGCTGCTCGCGCGGTTGCGACGACGAATCGATAGGTATCCGCGTCTTCGCACGGTCTACCGGGTCGTCGTCGGGATCATCGGTGGAAGCGTCGCCGTTCTCGGACTGGCCCTCGTTCCGCTGCCGGGACCCGGGTGGCTCGTCGTGTTCCTCGGACTCGCGGTCCTCGGCACCGAGTTCGCATGGGCTCGTCGATCAGCGGCGAGACTCAAACGCCTGCTCGCCCGATTCTGGGCGTGGTGGCGAGCGCGTCGCGATCGCACGCGGACCAGCCCGGCCGACGGCGCAGGCTGA
- a CDS encoding DUF3073 domain-containing protein, translating into MGRGRQKAKHTKIARELKSYSPDVNYDALERELTGHAHEGYSDEEIAKWSEYASDGSDESKRA; encoded by the coding sequence ATGGGGCGTGGCCGTCAGAAGGCAAAGCACACGAAGATCGCACGGGAGCTCAAGTCCTACAGCCCCGATGTGAACTACGATGCGCTCGAACGCGAACTCACGGGCCACGCCCATGAGGGATACTCCGACGAGGAGATCGCGAAGTGGTCGGAGTACGCCTCCGACGGCTCGGACGAGTCGAAGCGCGCGTAA
- the mmsB gene encoding multiple monosaccharide ABC transporter permease, whose product MSGFSDVKKIFGGGTTSTARQFGILASLVVIIVGFQIGTNGLTLTPGNLIAVVNQYSYILILAIGMVMVIIAGHIDLSVGSVAAFTGIVVAKAMADFDLPWPLAIVLGLVVAALIGAWQGFWVAYVGVPAFIVTLAGMLIFRGGNQAIGAATAVTVPEGFTVIGAGYLPEVGPITGYNNLTLVLGFLAVIAIAWREWRARRTQAEMGSEMAPVWVSVVRVVILGAIVLYAAFLFAGGREGTSIPVSGLILITLVLAYGFLTRNTIIGRHIYAVGGNSHAAELSGVKSKRVNFFVMMNMSVLAGLAGMIFIARAGASGGQDGNGWELDAIAAAFIGGTAVAGGVGTVIGAIIGGLVMAFLNNGLQLVGAGADLVQIIKGLVLLLAVAVDVYNKTQGRFSIIGLFTSKRNSGPTDQSPTPTTGTPDTAKPGAVTVNK is encoded by the coding sequence ATGAGCGGATTCTCCGACGTCAAGAAGATCTTCGGGGGCGGCACGACGTCGACCGCCCGCCAGTTCGGCATCCTCGCGAGCCTCGTCGTCATCATCGTGGGCTTCCAGATCGGCACCAACGGTCTGACGCTCACCCCTGGCAACCTCATCGCCGTCGTCAACCAGTACTCCTACATCCTGATCCTCGCGATCGGCATGGTGATGGTGATCATCGCCGGTCACATCGACCTGTCTGTCGGGTCCGTCGCCGCGTTCACCGGCATCGTGGTAGCGAAGGCCATGGCGGACTTCGACCTCCCCTGGCCGCTCGCGATCGTCCTCGGACTCGTCGTCGCGGCGCTCATCGGAGCGTGGCAGGGCTTCTGGGTGGCGTACGTCGGAGTGCCGGCGTTCATCGTGACCCTCGCGGGCATGCTCATCTTCCGCGGTGGCAACCAGGCGATCGGTGCGGCGACGGCCGTGACGGTGCCTGAGGGCTTCACCGTGATCGGCGCGGGTTACCTCCCCGAGGTCGGGCCGATCACGGGCTACAACAACCTCACGCTCGTGCTCGGTTTCCTCGCCGTCATCGCGATCGCCTGGCGCGAGTGGCGAGCGCGCCGCACGCAGGCCGAGATGGGCTCGGAGATGGCTCCCGTCTGGGTGTCGGTCGTCCGCGTCGTCATCCTCGGTGCGATCGTGCTCTACGCGGCCTTCCTCTTCGCCGGTGGTCGTGAGGGGACGAGCATCCCGGTCTCGGGACTCATCCTCATCACCCTCGTCCTGGCCTACGGGTTCCTCACGCGCAACACCATCATCGGTCGCCACATCTACGCGGTCGGCGGCAACTCGCACGCCGCCGAGCTCTCGGGCGTCAAGTCGAAGCGGGTCAACTTCTTCGTCATGATGAACATGTCGGTCCTGGCGGGCCTCGCCGGCATGATCTTCATCGCCCGGGCCGGTGCCTCCGGCGGCCAGGACGGAAACGGCTGGGAGCTCGACGCGATCGCCGCGGCCTTCATCGGTGGAACCGCCGTCGCGGGCGGTGTCGGCACCGTCATCGGCGCCATCATCGGTGGTCTCGTGATGGCCTTCCTCAACAACGGCCTGCAGCTCGTCGGCGCCGGCGCCGACCTCGTGCAGATCATCAAGGGCCTCGTGCTCCTCCTCGCCGTCGCCGTCGACGTCTACAACAAGACCCAGGGTCGGTTCTCGATCATCGGACTCTTCACGTCGAAGCGGAACAGCGGCCCGACCGACCAGTCCCCGACGCCCACGACCGGAACGCCCGACACGGCGAAGCCCGGCGCGGTCACCGTCAACAAATAG
- the purF gene encoding amidophosphoribosyltransferase, whose amino-acid sequence MCGIVGIVSHEPVNQQVYDSLLLLQHRGQDSTGIATVDGSTVHIKKAKGQVREAFRTRDMRSLLGTVGLGHVRYATKGDAANEHEAQPFYVNAPYGIVLVHNGNLTNTRELADDLFHVDRRHVNSTSDTEMLLNVLATELQGQVSGLDLDPDQVFAAVSQVHERVEGSYAAIAMIAGHGLLAFRDPFGIRPLVLGRRAAGLVGDEWIVASESLVLEASGYEVVREIAPGEAVFIAMNGEFYSRQCAKEPRLVPCSFEYVYLARPDSIMNGISVYEARLRLGNRLADTIAKYTPAGDIDVVMPIPDSSRPAAMQVAQKLGVEYREGFYKNRYVGRTFIMPGQAERKKSVRQKLNAMSSEFKGKNILIVDDSIVRGTTSKEIVDMARMAGANKVTFTSAAPPVRYPHVYGINMPTRRELIAAGRKIPEIARELGADHLIYQEVEDMESAIIEGSNVTNLEMSCFTGDYVTGTVSQEYLDWVERTQLS is encoded by the coding sequence ATGTGCGGCATCGTCGGAATCGTCTCGCATGAGCCGGTCAACCAGCAGGTCTATGACAGCCTCCTCCTCCTGCAGCACCGCGGCCAGGATTCCACCGGTATCGCGACGGTCGACGGCTCCACGGTGCACATCAAGAAGGCCAAGGGGCAGGTGCGGGAGGCATTCCGTACGCGCGACATGCGCTCCCTGCTCGGCACGGTCGGCCTCGGTCACGTGCGCTACGCCACCAAGGGTGATGCGGCCAACGAGCACGAGGCGCAGCCGTTCTACGTGAACGCCCCGTACGGCATCGTCCTCGTGCACAACGGCAACCTCACCAACACGCGCGAGCTCGCCGACGACCTGTTCCACGTCGACCGCCGTCACGTGAACTCCACGAGCGACACCGAGATGCTCCTCAACGTGCTCGCGACCGAGCTGCAGGGGCAGGTCTCCGGTCTTGATCTGGACCCCGACCAGGTGTTCGCCGCCGTCTCGCAGGTGCACGAGCGTGTCGAGGGCTCCTACGCGGCCATCGCGATGATCGCCGGACACGGACTGCTCGCCTTCCGCGACCCGTTCGGCATCCGCCCCCTGGTCCTCGGCCGTCGCGCCGCGGGGCTCGTGGGAGACGAGTGGATCGTCGCATCGGAGTCCCTCGTCCTCGAGGCGAGCGGATACGAGGTCGTCCGAGAGATCGCGCCGGGCGAGGCCGTCTTCATCGCGATGAACGGCGAGTTCTACTCGCGCCAGTGCGCGAAGGAGCCGCGACTCGTGCCGTGCTCGTTCGAGTACGTCTACCTGGCTCGCCCCGACTCCATCATGAACGGCATCTCCGTGTACGAGGCGCGACTGCGCCTCGGCAACCGCCTCGCCGACACGATCGCGAAGTACACGCCGGCCGGCGACATCGACGTGGTCATGCCGATCCCCGACTCCTCGCGCCCCGCCGCCATGCAGGTGGCCCAGAAACTCGGCGTCGAGTACCGCGAGGGCTTCTACAAGAACCGCTACGTCGGCCGCACCTTCATCATGCCCGGCCAGGCGGAGCGCAAGAAGAGCGTCCGGCAGAAGCTCAACGCGATGTCGAGCGAGTTCAAGGGCAAGAACATCCTCATCGTCGACGACTCGATCGTGCGCGGCACGACCTCCAAGGAGATCGTCGACATGGCGAGGATGGCCGGCGCGAACAAGGTCACCTTCACGTCGGCCGCGCCGCCCGTTCGCTACCCGCACGTGTACGGCATCAACATGCCGACGCGGCGCGAGCTGATCGCCGCCGGCCGGAAGATCCCCGAGATCGCCCGCGAGCTCGGCGCCGACCACCTCATCTATCAGGAGGTCGAGGACATGGAGTCCGCGATCATCGAGGGCTCGAACGTCACGAACCTCGAGATGAGCTGCTTCACGGGCGACTACGTCACGGGCACCGTCTCGCAGGAGTACCTCGACTGGGTGGAGCGCACGCAGCTCTCCTAG
- the mmsA gene encoding multiple monosaccharide ABC transporter ATP-binding protein → MVDEPVILEMRSITKEFPGVKALSDVSIAVRAGEIHAICGENGAGKSTLMKVLSGVYPFGTYEGDIVFQAQEVRFKDIRSSEAAGIVIIHQELALIPELSITENIFLGNEPGRGGVINWKEAKKRAIQLLARVGLRDDPDTLVKDIGVGKQQLVEIAKALNKDVKLLILDEPTAALNENDSQHLLDLILGLKGKGIASIMISHKLNEIERIADSITIIRDGKTIETLDVRGGDVNEDRIIRGMVGRSLQSRFPDRTPHVGEVLFEVRDWTVQHPLVPERLVCRNESFTVRKGEIVGFAGLMGAGRTELAMSIFGRSYGNFVSGQVFKEGREIQLRNVSEAIDHGLAYVSEDRKSLGLNLLDDIKRSVVSAKLSKISRGQVVDDFKEHSIADDYRKSLRIKTPTVDEGVSKLSGGNQQKVVLAKWMFTDPDLLILDEPTRGIDVGAKFEIYGIIQQLAAQGKGVIVISSELPELIGLSDRIYTIFEGQITNEFTAAEAEPETLMKSMTSTNKKAAAA, encoded by the coding sequence ATGGTCGATGAACCCGTGATCCTCGAGATGCGCTCGATCACCAAGGAATTCCCCGGTGTCAAAGCGCTGTCCGACGTATCCATCGCCGTCCGCGCCGGTGAGATCCACGCCATCTGCGGCGAGAACGGCGCGGGCAAGTCCACGCTCATGAAGGTGCTGTCCGGCGTCTACCCCTTCGGCACGTACGAGGGCGACATCGTGTTCCAGGCGCAGGAGGTCCGCTTCAAGGACATCCGCTCGAGCGAGGCCGCCGGCATCGTCATCATCCACCAGGAGCTCGCGCTCATCCCCGAGCTGTCGATCACCGAGAACATCTTCCTCGGCAACGAGCCCGGCCGCGGGGGAGTGATCAACTGGAAGGAGGCGAAGAAGCGCGCCATCCAGCTGCTCGCCCGTGTCGGCCTCCGCGACGACCCCGACACGCTCGTGAAGGACATCGGCGTCGGCAAGCAGCAGCTCGTCGAGATCGCGAAGGCGCTCAACAAGGACGTCAAACTGCTCATCCTCGACGAGCCCACCGCGGCCCTCAACGAGAACGACTCGCAGCACCTCCTCGACCTCATCCTCGGCCTCAAGGGCAAGGGGATCGCGTCGATCATGATCTCCCACAAGCTCAACGAGATCGAGCGGATCGCCGACTCCATCACGATCATCCGCGACGGCAAGACGATCGAGACGCTCGACGTTCGCGGCGGCGACGTGAACGAGGACCGCATCATCCGCGGCATGGTCGGGCGGAGCCTGCAGTCGCGCTTCCCCGACCGCACCCCGCACGTCGGCGAGGTCCTCTTCGAGGTGCGCGACTGGACCGTGCAGCACCCGCTCGTCCCGGAGCGTCTCGTGTGCCGGAACGAGAGCTTCACGGTGCGCAAGGGCGAGATCGTCGGTTTCGCGGGCCTCATGGGCGCCGGCCGCACGGAGCTCGCGATGAGCATCTTCGGCCGCTCCTACGGCAACTTCGTGTCCGGTCAGGTGTTCAAGGAGGGTCGGGAGATCCAGCTCCGCAACGTGAGCGAGGCCATCGATCACGGTCTCGCCTACGTGAGCGAGGACCGGAAGTCGCTCGGCCTCAACCTGCTCGACGACATCAAGCGCAGCGTCGTGTCGGCGAAGCTCTCGAAGATCTCGCGCGGCCAGGTCGTCGACGACTTCAAGGAGCACTCGATCGCCGACGACTACCGCAAGAGCCTCCGGATCAAGACTCCGACGGTCGACGAAGGGGTGTCGAAGCTCTCGGGCGGCAACCAGCAGAAGGTCGTCCTCGCGAAGTGGATGTTCACCGACCCCGACCTACTGATCCTCGACGAGCCCACCCGCGGCATCGATGTCGGCGCGAAGTTCGAGATCTACGGCATCATCCAGCAGCTCGCGGCTCAGGGGAAGGGCGTCATCGTCATCTCCTCGGAGCTCCCCGAGCTCATCGGCCTCTCAGACCGGATCTACACGATCTTCGAGGGTCAGATCACCAACGAATTCACGGCGGCGGAAGCCGAGCCGGAGACGCTCATGAAGAGCATGACCTCCACGAACAAGAAAGCTGCAGCAGCATGA
- a CDS encoding NUDIX domain-containing protein — protein MRGVDEPDGRGRTGLDAVGRDLSGNPRVRIVDVEVLSTDWHVTRATTLEVQDAAGEWTTQRRETYDRGNGATILLYDAERRTVLLTRQFRFPAYVNGHPDGMLVETAAGLLDDDSPETAIRREAEEETGVVLGEVEHVFDAYMSPGSVTERLHFFAAPYVAGGLDGTRAGLEAEGEDIEVLELDVDDAVAEIGSSIIDAKTIMLLQWSVLSGPFAR, from the coding sequence ATGCGTGGAGTCGACGAACCCGATGGCCGAGGACGGACCGGTCTCGATGCCGTCGGCCGTGACCTTTCAGGGAACCCGCGGGTCCGGATCGTCGATGTCGAGGTCCTCTCGACCGACTGGCACGTCACGCGAGCAACCACCCTCGAGGTGCAGGACGCGGCGGGAGAGTGGACCACGCAGCGCCGCGAGACCTACGATCGCGGCAACGGGGCGACGATCCTGCTCTACGACGCCGAGCGGCGCACCGTGCTCCTCACGCGGCAGTTCCGTTTCCCCGCCTACGTGAACGGCCATCCCGACGGCATGCTCGTCGAGACCGCGGCCGGCCTGCTCGACGACGACTCACCCGAGACGGCCATCCGGCGCGAGGCCGAGGAGGAGACCGGAGTCGTGCTCGGCGAGGTGGAGCACGTCTTCGACGCGTACATGAGCCCCGGATCCGTGACGGAGCGGCTGCACTTCTTCGCCGCGCCCTACGTCGCGGGCGGGCTCGATGGCACTCGTGCCGGACTCGAGGCGGAGGGCGAGGACATCGAGGTGCTCGAACTGGACGTCGACGACGCGGTCGCTGAGATCGGCTCGAGCATCATCGATGCCAAGACCATCATGCTGCTGCAATGGTCGGTCCTGTCCGGACCCTTCGCCCGCTGA